A genomic region of Oryza glaberrima chromosome 1, OglaRS2, whole genome shotgun sequence contains the following coding sequences:
- the LOC127753114 gene encoding protein ANTI-SILENCING 1-like, producing the protein MDGSNENIQFSWGKKRAKGGIKMDTQFYDSFTFDNVKYSLYDNVYLFKSGESEPYIGKIIKIWQQNQAKKVKILWFFLPYEIRKHLSGPVMEKEIFLACGEGVGLADINPLEAIGGKCTVLCISKDERNRQPSPRELAMADYIFYRFFDVNSCTLSEQLPEKIAGVEGNLLLNSKVEQVTSCSDQEVHGVDQKMLNVPVPLPQSTVMEDESPVAAVSLPPSVFKEENVASAIPFPQPVVKEESAAAAIPPPHVALKEESVSKSTENITKPAQKVLPGERPPKRVKFSENVTVQNVPLDVPERPSRTGPLELAGRQADRSKWFKIPWDTRLRNADEQGTLVYIQNLDIQFAAADIEELIRDALQLNCIAKPINHPTYDDPNNGKAYAIFKTKSAADSAISKINSGLVVGGRPLYCSKGLLKVPKPSETLLGHLTINNIRMGIRQREEQKKAVSTSHCSQPNTMEYDLALDWMLVRAKQETKFRTLHKKHKDERKTFASKMGK; encoded by the exons ATGGATGGTAGTAATGAGAATATCCAATTCTCATGGGGGAAGAAGAGAGCAAAAGGTGGTATTAAGATGGATACACAGTTTTATGACTCCTTCACATTTGACAATGTGAAGTACTCACTGTATGACAATGTATATCTTTTTAAGAGTGGTGAGTCTGAACCTTACATTGGAAAGATAATAAAGATATGGCAGCAAAATCAGGCTAAGAAAGTAAAGATTCTTTGGTTTTTTCTCCCGTATGAGATTCGAAAACATTTAAGTGGCCCTGTAATGGAAAAGGAGATATTTCTTGCTTGTGGTGAAGGCGTTGGCCTTGCTGATATCAACCCACTG GAAGCTATTGGTGGGAAATGCACTGTGCTTTGCATTTCAAAGGATGAGAGGAATCGTCAACCTTCCCCCAGGGAACTAGCAATGGCTGATTATATCTTCTACAGGTTTTTTGATGTTAACAGTTGCACACTTTCTGAACAATTACCTGAGAAAATTGCAGGGGTGGAAG GAAATCTTTTGCTTAATTCAAAAGTTGAGCAAGTGACATCCTGTTCAGACCAGGAAGTGCATGGTGTTGATCAGAAGATGCTTAATGTCCCAGTTCCCCTTCCCCAGTCAACGGTTATGGAGGATGAAAGTCCAGTTGCTGCAGTTTCCCTTCCCCCGTCAGTATTCAAGGAGGAAAATGTGGCTTCAGCCATTCCCTTTCCCCAGCCAGTGGTCAAGGAGGAAAGTGCGGCTGCTGCCATTCCCCCTCCCCATGTAGCACTGAAAGAGGAGAGTGTGTCCAAATCTACAGAGAACATTACCAAACCTGCACAGAAAGTTCTCCCTGGGGAGAGGCCACCAAAGAGGGTCAAATTTTCTGAAAATGTTACAGTGCAAAATGTGCCATTAGATGTTCCTGAAAGACCAAGTCGCACTGGACCTTTGGAACTAGCAGGTAGACAAGCT GACAGAAGCAAATGGTTCAAGATT CCATGGGATACCAGACTACGAAATGCTGATGAGCAGGGGACACTTGTGTACATTCAAAATCTTGACATACAGTTTGCAGCTGCTGACATAGAG GAGCTTATACGTGATGCTTTACAACTAAATTGTATCGCTAAGCCTATTAACCACCCAACTTATGATGATCCAAACAATG GAAAAGCATATGCTATATTCAAAACAAAAAGTGCCGCAGACTCTGCTATTTCAAAAATTAATTCAGGCTTGGTGGTCGGTGGAAG ACCCCTTTATTGCAGCAAAGGATTGCTTAAGGTTCCAAAACCTTCAGAAACTCTTCTCGGGCACTTAACAATCAACAATATTAGAATGGGTATAAGACAACGAGAAGAACAG AAGAAGGCAGTTTCAACCTCGCATTGTTCTCAACCCAATACAATGGAGTATGATTTGGCCTTGGATTGGATGCTTGTCCGAGCAAAGCAAGAAacgaaatttaggacacttcaCAAG AAGCATAAAGATGAGAGGAAGACCTTTGCGAGTAAGATGGGAAAGTAA
- the LOC127772371 gene encoding uncharacterized protein LOC127772371, whose amino-acid sequence MAVFYHRQRHRRKRSTRLRIRCEEKPSPLHMAGEGRGRVVSRLSCGARMASPPPGDDEAARALALEQCERDFNAVIDRMLNLNLDGDDAAASSAASPEPPAPQAAPAPEVAAAAAVDGAARGDRGYWVETMMRELWAAASMDDARERGARVLDAFGAAVGAGAAARLDAASRQIGFLKRAVLFHHRLRTAQEKAQRELRWQLDDYREQVQRLEASNYALSLHLRQADLRRGGGGGGAMPHGPGNPEIF is encoded by the coding sequence ATGGCGGTGTTTTATCACCGCCAGCGTCACAGACGGAAACGGAGTACACGACTCCGAATCCGATGCGAGGAGAAGCCTTCGCCTCTTCATATGGCAGGCGAaggccgcggccgcgtcgtctCTCGTCTCTCGTGCGGCGCGCGCatggcttctcctcctcccggcgacgacgaggcggcgagggCTCTCGCGCTGGAGCAATGCGAGAGGGACTTCAACGCGGTGATCGACCGCATGCTCAACCTCAACCTCGACGGcgatgacgccgccgcctcctccgccgcttctccCGAGCCTCCGGCACCGCAAGCCGCGCCCGCacccgaggtcgccgccgccgccgcagtcgacGGTGCAGCACGGGGCGACCGCGGGTACTGGGTCGAGACCATGATGCGCGAGCTgtgggccgccgcctccatggaCGACGCCAGGGAGCGCGGCGCCAGGGTGCTCGACGCGTTCggggccgccgtcggcgccggcgccgccgcgaggctgGACGCCGCGTCGAGGCAGATCGGGTTCCTCAAGAGGGCGGTGCTGTTCCACCACCGGCTGCGGACCGCGCAGGAGAAGGCGCAGCGGGAGCTCCGGTGGCAGCTCGACGACTACAGGGAGCAGGTGCAGCGGCTGGAGGCGTCCAACTACGCGCTGTCCCTGCACCTCCGGCAGGCCGacctgcgccgcggcggcggtggcggcggcgccatgcccCACGGCCCCGGCAACCCGGAGATCTTCTGA
- the LOC127773956 gene encoding ABC transporter G family member 37 isoform X2 → MTVLHDVSGIIKPRRMTLLLGPPGSGKTTLLLALAGKLDKDLKVSGKVTYNGHGMHEFVPERTAAYISQHDLHIGEMTVRETLAFSARCQGVGTRYEMLTELARREKAANIKPDHDIDIYMKASAMGGQESSVVTDYILKILGLDICADTVVGNEMLRGISGGQRKRVTTGEMLVGPARALFMDEISTGLDSSTTYQIVNSLRQTIHILGGTAVISLLQPAPETYNLFDDIILLSDGQVVYQGPREHVLEFFEFMGFRCPARKGVADFLQEVTSRKDQGQYWCRRDRPYRFVPVKQFADAFRSFHVGRSIQNELSEPFDRTRSHPAALATSKYGVSRKELLKATIDRELLLMKRNAFMYIFKAVNLTLMALIVMTTFFRTSMRHDRDYGMIYLGALYFALDTVMFNGFAELAMTVMKLPVFFKQRDLLFFPAWAYTIPSWILQIPITFLEVGVYVFITYYVIGFDPSVSRFFKQYLLLLALNQMSSALFRFIAGIGRDMVVSHTFGPLSLLAFAALGGFILARPDVKKWWIWGYWISPLSYAQNAISTNEFLGHSWSQILPGENVTLGVSVLKSRGIFTEAKWYWIGLGALLGYTLLFNLLYTVALSVLSPFTDSHASMSEDALKEKHANLTGEVVEGQKDTKSRKQELELSHIADQNSGINSADSSASRKGMVLPFAPLSISFNDVRYSVDMPEAMKAQGITEDRLLLLKGVSGSFRPGVLTALMGVSGAGKTTLMDVLAGRKTGGYIEGDIRISGYPKKQETFARISGYCEQNDIHSPHVTVYESLVFSAWLRLPSEVDSEARKMFIEEVMDLVELTSLRGALVGLPGVSGLSTEQRKRLTIAVELVANPSIIFMDEPTSGLDARAAAIVMRTVRNTVNTGRTVVCTIHQPSIDIFEAFDELFLMKRGGEEIYVGPVGQNSSKLIEYFEGIDGVSRIKDGYNPATWMLEVTSSAQEEMLGVDFSEIYRQSELYQRNKELIEELSTPPPGSTDLNFPTQYSRSFITQCLACLWKQNWSYWRNPSYTAVRLLFTIVIALMFGTMFWNLGTRTKKQQDLFNAMGSMYAAVLYIGVQNSGSVQPVVVVERTVFYRERAAGMYSAFPYAFGQVAIELPYIMVQTLIYGVLVYSMIGFEWTVAKFLWYLFFMYFTLLYFTFYGMMAVGLTPNESIAAIISSAFYNVWNLFSGYLIPRPKIPVWWRWYCWICPVAWTLYGLVASQFGDIQHVLEGDTRTVAQFVTDYFGFHHNFLWVVAVVHVVFAVTFAFLFSFAIMKFNFQRR, encoded by the exons ATGACCGTCCTCCATGACGTCAGCGGGATCATCAAGCCCCGGAG GATGACCTTGCTGTTGGGACCTCCTGGCTCGGGCAAGACCACGTTGCTCCTGGCGTTGGCAGGGAAGCTCGACAAGGACCTCAAGGTCTCGGGGAAGGTGACCTACAATGGACACGGGATGCACGAGTTCGTCCCGGAGAGGACCGCGGCGTACATCAGCCAGCATGATCTCCACATTGGGGAGATGACCGTGAGGGAGACATTGGCCTTCTCGGCGCGGTGCCAAGGCGTTGGCACTAGATATG AAATGCTGACTGAGCTGGCAAGAAGGGAAAAGGCAGCAAACATCAAGCCAGATCATGATATTGATATCTACATGAAG GCCTCAGCTATGGGAGGACAAGAATCTAGTGTTGTTACGGACTACATATTGAAG ATATTAGGATTGGATATTTGTGCTGATACGGTAGTAGGAAATGAGATGTTAAGGGGTATATCTGGTGGACAACGGAAGCGTGTCACAACAG GTGAAATGCTTGTTGGTCCAGCAAGAGCTTTGTTCATGGATGAGATATCCACTGGACTGGACAGCTCAACCACGTACCAGATCGTGAATTCCCTTAGGCAGACTATCCACATCCTTGGCGGAACTGCTGTCATCTCATTGCTCCAGCCAGCACCTGAAACATACAACTTGTTTGATGACATTATACTCCTCTCTGACGGGCAGGTTGTGTACCAGGGTCCCCGTGAACATGTGCTTGAGTTCTTTGAGTTCATGGGCTTCAGATGCCCTGCCAGAAAGGGTGTTGCTGATTTCTTGCAGGAG GTGACATCGAGGAAAGACCAGGGGCAGTACTGGTGTAGGCGTGACAGACCATACCGTTTTGTGCCAGTGAAGCAATTCGCAGATGCGTTCCGTTCCTTCCATGTGGGCCGATCCATACAGAATGAGCTTTCTGAGCCATTTGATAGGACCAGGAGCCACCCTGCTGCTCTGGCTACTTCAAAGTATGGTGTCAGCAGGAAGGAGTTGCTCAAAGCCACTATCGATAGAGAGCTTCTTCTCATGAAGAGGAATGCATTTATGTACATTTTTAAAGCTGTTAAT CTAACTCTAATGGCATTGATCGTGATGACCACATTTTTCCGTACCAGCATGCGACATGATAGAGATTATGGAATGATCTATCTGGGGGCATTGTACTTTGCTCTTGACACAGTCATGTTTAATGGTTTCGCAGAGCTTGCCATGACTGTCATGAAACTACCTGTTTTCTTCAAGCAAAGGgatcttctcttctttcctgcATGGGCCTACACCATACCATCATGGATTCTTCAGATTCCTATCACGTTTCTCGAAGTTGGTGTTTATGTTTTCATAACATACTATGTCATTGGATTTGATCCCAGTGTAAGCAG GTTCTTCAAGCAGTATCTGCTGCTACTTGCACTCAACCAGATGTCATCTGCACTATTCCGCTTCATTGCTGGAATCGGAAGAGACATGGTTGTGTCTCACACATTTGGACCCTTATCACTGTTGGCTTTTGCAGCATTGGGTGGCTTTATCCTTGCAAGAC CTGACGTGAAGAAATGGTGGATTTGGGGTTACTGGATATCCCCGCTATCGTATGCACAAAATGCTATTTCGACAAATGAATTTTTGGGTCACAGTTGGAGCCAA ATACTTCCTGGAGAAAATGTGACCTTGGGAGTTAGTGTACTAAAATCTCGTGGTATATTTACTGAAGCTAAGTGGTACTGGATTGGACTTGGTGCTTTGCTTGGATACACTCTCCTCTTTAACCTGCTCTACACTGTAGCTCTTTCAGTTTTGAGTC CATTCACTGACTCTCATGCATCAATGTCTGAGGACGCATTGAAAGAGAAGCATGCCAACTTAACCGGTGAAGTTGTAGAGGGACAGAAGGACACTAAATCTAGGAAGCAGGAACTGGAATTGTCCCATATTGCTGACCAAAACTCTGGAATTAACAGCGCTGATTCTAGCGCAAGCAGGAAGGGAATGGTGCTCCCATTTGCACCACTATCTATTAGTTTTAATGACGTAAGATACTCAGTGGACATGCCAGAG GCAATGAAAGCACAAGGCATAACAGAAGACCGTTTGTTGCTTCTAAAGGGTGTTAGTGGTTCTTTCAGGCCAGGTGTACTTACTGCATTGATGGGTGTAAGTGGTGCCGGGAAGACAACACTGATGGATGTTTTAGCAGGGAGAAAAACTGGAGGATACATAGAGGGAGATATTAGAATATCTGGCTATCCAAAGAAGCAAGAGACCTTTGCACGTATATCAGGATATTGTGAGCAAAATGACATCCATTCTCCCCATGTGACAGTATATGAATCACTTGTGTTCTCTGCATGGCTGCGGCTGCCCTCAGAGGTTGATTCAGAAGCAAGAAAG ATGTTTATTGAGGAGGTCATGGATCTTGTAGAGCTCACATCTCTGAGGGGAGCACTTGTTGGGCTTCCTGGAGTGAGCGGCCTGTCAACTGAGCAACGCAAGAGACTTACTATTGCTGTGGAGCTTGTTGCGAACCCTTCGATTATTTTTATGGATGAGCCAACATCTGGTCTTGATGCTCGGGCAGCTGCGATTGTGATGAGGACCGTAAGGAACACTGTTAACACTGGCAGGACTGTTGTTTGTACCATTCACCAGCCAAGTATTGACATCTTTGAAGCATTTGATGAG CTTTTCCTAATGAAGAGAGGAGGTGAAGAGATATATGTTGGTCCAGTGGGCCAGAATTCCTCAAAACTGATTGAGTACTTTGAG GGAATTGATGGCGTTAGTAGGATAAAAGATGGATATAATCCAGCAACATGGATGTTGGAAGTGACCTCTTCAGCCCAGGAGGAGATGCTCGGTGTTGATTTTAGTGAAATCTACAGGCAGTCAGAGCTATATCA AAGGAACAAGGAACTTATTGAGGAGCTAAGCACACCACCTCCTGGCTCTACTGATCTCAACTTCCCTACGCAGTACTCTAGATCGTTCATTACGCAGTGCCTAGCTTGCTTGTGGAAGCAGAATTGGTCATATTGGAGGAATCCATCCTACACTGCAGTGAGATTACTCTTCACTATCGTCATTGCGCTAATGTTTGGAACAATGTTCTGGAACCTTGGAACGAGAAC TAAAAAACAACAGGATCTATTCAATGCCATGGGATCAATGTATGCTGCAGTTCTCTACATTGGAGTGCAAAACTCTGGTTCTGTTCAaccagtggtggtggtggagcgaACAGTCTTTTACCGAGAAAGAGCAGCTGGCATGTATTCAGCTTTCCCATATGCATTTGGACAG GTTGCAATTGAGTTACCATACATCATGGTTCAGACTCTGATATATGGCGTGCTGGTATACTCAATGATTGGATTTGAGTGGACTGTTGCCAAGTTCTTGTGGTACTTGTTCTTCATGTACTTCACACTGTTATATTTCACATTCTACGGAATGATGGCAGTAGGGTTGACACCAAATGAGAGCATAGCAGCCATCATCTCGTCCGCGTTCTACAATGTATGGAACCTCTTCTCAGGATATCTGATCCCTCGACCG AAAATCCCTGTTTGGTGGAGGTGGTACTGTTGGATTTGCCCGGTTGCATGGACTTTGTATGGATTAGTTGCTTCCCAGTTTGGTGATATCCAACATGTGCTCGAAGGCGACACCAGAACTGTTGCACAGTTTGTCACTGATTACTTTGGCTTCCATCATAACTTCCTGTGGGTGGTGGCCGTGGTGCACGTCGTCTTCGCCGTGACCTTCGCCTTCCTCTTCAGTTTTGCAATCATGAAGTTCAACTTCCAGAGGAGATGA
- the LOC127773956 gene encoding ABC transporter G family member 37 isoform X1 codes for MDREVHRMASLRREGSMWRSGGDVFSRSSSRFQDEEDDEEALRWAALERLPTYDRVRRGILAVSSEDGGAGGEKVEVDVGRLGARESRALIERLVRAADDDHERFLLKLRERMDRVGIDYPTIEVRFENLEVEADVHVGNRGLPTLLNSVTNTVEAIGNALHILPNKKQPMTVLHDVSGIIKPRRMTLLLGPPGSGKTTLLLALAGKLDKDLKVSGKVTYNGHGMHEFVPERTAAYISQHDLHIGEMTVRETLAFSARCQGVGTRYEMLTELARREKAANIKPDHDIDIYMKASAMGGQESSVVTDYILKILGLDICADTVVGNEMLRGISGGQRKRVTTGEMLVGPARALFMDEISTGLDSSTTYQIVNSLRQTIHILGGTAVISLLQPAPETYNLFDDIILLSDGQVVYQGPREHVLEFFEFMGFRCPARKGVADFLQEVTSRKDQGQYWCRRDRPYRFVPVKQFADAFRSFHVGRSIQNELSEPFDRTRSHPAALATSKYGVSRKELLKATIDRELLLMKRNAFMYIFKAVNLTLMALIVMTTFFRTSMRHDRDYGMIYLGALYFALDTVMFNGFAELAMTVMKLPVFFKQRDLLFFPAWAYTIPSWILQIPITFLEVGVYVFITYYVIGFDPSVSRFFKQYLLLLALNQMSSALFRFIAGIGRDMVVSHTFGPLSLLAFAALGGFILARPDVKKWWIWGYWISPLSYAQNAISTNEFLGHSWSQILPGENVTLGVSVLKSRGIFTEAKWYWIGLGALLGYTLLFNLLYTVALSVLSPFTDSHASMSEDALKEKHANLTGEVVEGQKDTKSRKQELELSHIADQNSGINSADSSASRKGMVLPFAPLSISFNDVRYSVDMPEAMKAQGITEDRLLLLKGVSGSFRPGVLTALMGVSGAGKTTLMDVLAGRKTGGYIEGDIRISGYPKKQETFARISGYCEQNDIHSPHVTVYESLVFSAWLRLPSEVDSEARKMFIEEVMDLVELTSLRGALVGLPGVSGLSTEQRKRLTIAVELVANPSIIFMDEPTSGLDARAAAIVMRTVRNTVNTGRTVVCTIHQPSIDIFEAFDELFLMKRGGEEIYVGPVGQNSSKLIEYFEGIDGVSRIKDGYNPATWMLEVTSSAQEEMLGVDFSEIYRQSELYQRNKELIEELSTPPPGSTDLNFPTQYSRSFITQCLACLWKQNWSYWRNPSYTAVRLLFTIVIALMFGTMFWNLGTRTKKQQDLFNAMGSMYAAVLYIGVQNSGSVQPVVVVERTVFYRERAAGMYSAFPYAFGQVAIELPYIMVQTLIYGVLVYSMIGFEWTVAKFLWYLFFMYFTLLYFTFYGMMAVGLTPNESIAAIISSAFYNVWNLFSGYLIPRPKIPVWWRWYCWICPVAWTLYGLVASQFGDIQHVLEGDTRTVAQFVTDYFGFHHNFLWVVAVVHVVFAVTFAFLFSFAIMKFNFQRR; via the exons ATGGATCGGGAGGTGCACAGGATGGCGAGCCTGAGGAGGGAAGGGTCGAtgtggaggagcggcggcgacgtgttCTCGCGGTCGTCGTCGCGGTTCcaggacgaggaggacgacgaggaggcgctgCGGTGGGCGGCGCTGGAGCGGCTGCCGACGTACGACCGCGTGCGGCGGGGGATCCTGGCGGTGTCgtcggaggacggcggcgccggcggggagaaggtggaggtggaCGTGGGGAGGCTGGGGGCGAGGGAGAGCAGGGCGCTGATCGAGCGGCTggtccgcgccgccgacgacgaccacgagcGGTTCCTCCTCAAGCTCCGGGAGCGGATGGACCGCGTGGGGATCGACTACCCCACCATCGAGGTGCGGTTCGAGAACCTCGAGGTGGAGGCCGACGTCCACGTCGGCAACCGCGGCCTCCCCACCCTCCTCAACTCCGTCACCAACACCGTCGAG GCCATCGGGAACGCGCTCCACATCCTCCCCAACAAGAAGCAGCCGATGACCGTCCTCCATGACGTCAGCGGGATCATCAAGCCCCGGAG GATGACCTTGCTGTTGGGACCTCCTGGCTCGGGCAAGACCACGTTGCTCCTGGCGTTGGCAGGGAAGCTCGACAAGGACCTCAAGGTCTCGGGGAAGGTGACCTACAATGGACACGGGATGCACGAGTTCGTCCCGGAGAGGACCGCGGCGTACATCAGCCAGCATGATCTCCACATTGGGGAGATGACCGTGAGGGAGACATTGGCCTTCTCGGCGCGGTGCCAAGGCGTTGGCACTAGATATG AAATGCTGACTGAGCTGGCAAGAAGGGAAAAGGCAGCAAACATCAAGCCAGATCATGATATTGATATCTACATGAAG GCCTCAGCTATGGGAGGACAAGAATCTAGTGTTGTTACGGACTACATATTGAAG ATATTAGGATTGGATATTTGTGCTGATACGGTAGTAGGAAATGAGATGTTAAGGGGTATATCTGGTGGACAACGGAAGCGTGTCACAACAG GTGAAATGCTTGTTGGTCCAGCAAGAGCTTTGTTCATGGATGAGATATCCACTGGACTGGACAGCTCAACCACGTACCAGATCGTGAATTCCCTTAGGCAGACTATCCACATCCTTGGCGGAACTGCTGTCATCTCATTGCTCCAGCCAGCACCTGAAACATACAACTTGTTTGATGACATTATACTCCTCTCTGACGGGCAGGTTGTGTACCAGGGTCCCCGTGAACATGTGCTTGAGTTCTTTGAGTTCATGGGCTTCAGATGCCCTGCCAGAAAGGGTGTTGCTGATTTCTTGCAGGAG GTGACATCGAGGAAAGACCAGGGGCAGTACTGGTGTAGGCGTGACAGACCATACCGTTTTGTGCCAGTGAAGCAATTCGCAGATGCGTTCCGTTCCTTCCATGTGGGCCGATCCATACAGAATGAGCTTTCTGAGCCATTTGATAGGACCAGGAGCCACCCTGCTGCTCTGGCTACTTCAAAGTATGGTGTCAGCAGGAAGGAGTTGCTCAAAGCCACTATCGATAGAGAGCTTCTTCTCATGAAGAGGAATGCATTTATGTACATTTTTAAAGCTGTTAAT CTAACTCTAATGGCATTGATCGTGATGACCACATTTTTCCGTACCAGCATGCGACATGATAGAGATTATGGAATGATCTATCTGGGGGCATTGTACTTTGCTCTTGACACAGTCATGTTTAATGGTTTCGCAGAGCTTGCCATGACTGTCATGAAACTACCTGTTTTCTTCAAGCAAAGGgatcttctcttctttcctgcATGGGCCTACACCATACCATCATGGATTCTTCAGATTCCTATCACGTTTCTCGAAGTTGGTGTTTATGTTTTCATAACATACTATGTCATTGGATTTGATCCCAGTGTAAGCAG GTTCTTCAAGCAGTATCTGCTGCTACTTGCACTCAACCAGATGTCATCTGCACTATTCCGCTTCATTGCTGGAATCGGAAGAGACATGGTTGTGTCTCACACATTTGGACCCTTATCACTGTTGGCTTTTGCAGCATTGGGTGGCTTTATCCTTGCAAGAC CTGACGTGAAGAAATGGTGGATTTGGGGTTACTGGATATCCCCGCTATCGTATGCACAAAATGCTATTTCGACAAATGAATTTTTGGGTCACAGTTGGAGCCAA ATACTTCCTGGAGAAAATGTGACCTTGGGAGTTAGTGTACTAAAATCTCGTGGTATATTTACTGAAGCTAAGTGGTACTGGATTGGACTTGGTGCTTTGCTTGGATACACTCTCCTCTTTAACCTGCTCTACACTGTAGCTCTTTCAGTTTTGAGTC CATTCACTGACTCTCATGCATCAATGTCTGAGGACGCATTGAAAGAGAAGCATGCCAACTTAACCGGTGAAGTTGTAGAGGGACAGAAGGACACTAAATCTAGGAAGCAGGAACTGGAATTGTCCCATATTGCTGACCAAAACTCTGGAATTAACAGCGCTGATTCTAGCGCAAGCAGGAAGGGAATGGTGCTCCCATTTGCACCACTATCTATTAGTTTTAATGACGTAAGATACTCAGTGGACATGCCAGAG GCAATGAAAGCACAAGGCATAACAGAAGACCGTTTGTTGCTTCTAAAGGGTGTTAGTGGTTCTTTCAGGCCAGGTGTACTTACTGCATTGATGGGTGTAAGTGGTGCCGGGAAGACAACACTGATGGATGTTTTAGCAGGGAGAAAAACTGGAGGATACATAGAGGGAGATATTAGAATATCTGGCTATCCAAAGAAGCAAGAGACCTTTGCACGTATATCAGGATATTGTGAGCAAAATGACATCCATTCTCCCCATGTGACAGTATATGAATCACTTGTGTTCTCTGCATGGCTGCGGCTGCCCTCAGAGGTTGATTCAGAAGCAAGAAAG ATGTTTATTGAGGAGGTCATGGATCTTGTAGAGCTCACATCTCTGAGGGGAGCACTTGTTGGGCTTCCTGGAGTGAGCGGCCTGTCAACTGAGCAACGCAAGAGACTTACTATTGCTGTGGAGCTTGTTGCGAACCCTTCGATTATTTTTATGGATGAGCCAACATCTGGTCTTGATGCTCGGGCAGCTGCGATTGTGATGAGGACCGTAAGGAACACTGTTAACACTGGCAGGACTGTTGTTTGTACCATTCACCAGCCAAGTATTGACATCTTTGAAGCATTTGATGAG CTTTTCCTAATGAAGAGAGGAGGTGAAGAGATATATGTTGGTCCAGTGGGCCAGAATTCCTCAAAACTGATTGAGTACTTTGAG GGAATTGATGGCGTTAGTAGGATAAAAGATGGATATAATCCAGCAACATGGATGTTGGAAGTGACCTCTTCAGCCCAGGAGGAGATGCTCGGTGTTGATTTTAGTGAAATCTACAGGCAGTCAGAGCTATATCA AAGGAACAAGGAACTTATTGAGGAGCTAAGCACACCACCTCCTGGCTCTACTGATCTCAACTTCCCTACGCAGTACTCTAGATCGTTCATTACGCAGTGCCTAGCTTGCTTGTGGAAGCAGAATTGGTCATATTGGAGGAATCCATCCTACACTGCAGTGAGATTACTCTTCACTATCGTCATTGCGCTAATGTTTGGAACAATGTTCTGGAACCTTGGAACGAGAAC TAAAAAACAACAGGATCTATTCAATGCCATGGGATCAATGTATGCTGCAGTTCTCTACATTGGAGTGCAAAACTCTGGTTCTGTTCAaccagtggtggtggtggagcgaACAGTCTTTTACCGAGAAAGAGCAGCTGGCATGTATTCAGCTTTCCCATATGCATTTGGACAG GTTGCAATTGAGTTACCATACATCATGGTTCAGACTCTGATATATGGCGTGCTGGTATACTCAATGATTGGATTTGAGTGGACTGTTGCCAAGTTCTTGTGGTACTTGTTCTTCATGTACTTCACACTGTTATATTTCACATTCTACGGAATGATGGCAGTAGGGTTGACACCAAATGAGAGCATAGCAGCCATCATCTCGTCCGCGTTCTACAATGTATGGAACCTCTTCTCAGGATATCTGATCCCTCGACCG AAAATCCCTGTTTGGTGGAGGTGGTACTGTTGGATTTGCCCGGTTGCATGGACTTTGTATGGATTAGTTGCTTCCCAGTTTGGTGATATCCAACATGTGCTCGAAGGCGACACCAGAACTGTTGCACAGTTTGTCACTGATTACTTTGGCTTCCATCATAACTTCCTGTGGGTGGTGGCCGTGGTGCACGTCGTCTTCGCCGTGACCTTCGCCTTCCTCTTCAGTTTTGCAATCATGAAGTTCAACTTCCAGAGGAGATGA
- the LOC127760624 gene encoding V-type proton ATPase subunit c''2: MSSDSSSWARALVQISPYTFSAIGIAVSIGVSVLGAAWGIFITGSSLIGAAIKAPRITSKNLISVIFCEAVAIYGVIVAIILQTKLESVPTALVHHPESLRAGYAIFASGLIVGFANLVCGVCVGIIGSSCALSDAQNSSLFVKILVIEIFGSALGLFGVIVGIIMSSQATWPAKA; encoded by the exons ATGTCGTCGGATTCGTCGTCGTGGGCGCGCGCGCTCGTGCAGATCTCGCCCTACACCTTCTCCGCCATCGGCATAGCCGTCTCCATCGGCGTCTccgtcctcggcgccgcctg GGGGATCTTCATCACGGGGAGCAGCCTCATCGGGGCCGCCATCAAGGCCCCCAGGATCACCTCCAAGAACCTCATCAG TGTCATCTTCTGTGAGGCTGTTGCAATTTATGGTGTTATCGTGGCAATCATCCTCCAAACTAAGCTTGAAAGTGTACCAACTGCTCTAGTGCATCATCCAGAGTCTCTCCGGGCTGGCTATGCAATCTTTGCGTCTGGTCTTATTGTTGGCTTTGCTAATCTTGTTTGCGG GGTTTGTGTGGGAATAATTGGAAGCAGCTGTGCATTGTCTGATGCTCAGAATTCATCACTTTTTGTAAAGATCTTGGTGATTGAGATCTTCGGCAGCGCCTTGGGTCTGTTTGGAGTGATTGTGGGCATAATCATGTCATCTCAAGCAACATGGCCTGCAAAAGCCTAG